A region from the Phycisphaerales bacterium genome encodes:
- a CDS encoding HEAT repeat domain-containing protein yields the protein MSRTSPTQTDRLRSLSRLPLSARALALGEALVASASVGDDSERGAIEGALLEIATLPEPKSWLARWARGPQVFGLVPRDVALRALIRAYPGLSEDARAVVNAVPPERLERVCELVLTAPDATSRAAVATVAASTMLPALARPLTDLLEDQDDRVSNEAERAWLRLAFGACADPGVVSLLDDPTARERVDVAVLDDDSALRLREELAFALGRFAKHRRKGVLLAAIAMLDRKTTAREMSDDPLARWMRAEPDVAHAAMRGIVRWHPSSIVRRRAWEWAFDESWRSVCVERLAHAMDLDDHEAVLGQWHLALRPARRAALQSIEPRRVLRSWREPISAGGAGATSGTTGATSNEKFTGSSKPGRRATEEDGLLPRTERVARLSTHARRGLVEIARATRTPTELRRRAVEPLLVDAEPMVRHALARLGDRRGVEDLCFDRDDRVARSAFVRWSAAGEGARGPGDDEDHRRSLLSMSRVESRSVRDWASTELSHTLPGSGALWRNAARERLRMNRERELDTIRLALARGSEGERFEALALVRALDLADEVAEPLGDLLQSHVREGGDDRVAATAAAALGSVASLPARGVLLGALRDHDGRVRANAAEALRRQHTRGLHGEDSLPPALRELKQDDHHRARGAAVRGLVEFASTQIESKHAQAAAMASEASRDLLAMLNDERAPHRLAGVWTASRSVRLGAGRLPEAAAVVRRAGELVATDGDPRVRARARGWVLRLEREIRLMEANT from the coding sequence ATGTCTCGAACCAGTCCAACCCAGACCGATCGCCTTCGCAGTCTCTCCAGGTTGCCATTGTCGGCCCGCGCCCTCGCGCTGGGGGAGGCGCTGGTTGCTTCGGCGAGTGTCGGGGATGATTCCGAGCGTGGAGCGATCGAAGGGGCGCTGCTGGAGATCGCCACGCTACCAGAGCCCAAGTCGTGGCTCGCGCGATGGGCCCGTGGGCCACAGGTGTTTGGGCTGGTTCCCCGGGATGTCGCGTTGCGAGCGCTCATCAGGGCGTATCCGGGATTGTCTGAGGACGCGCGCGCGGTTGTGAACGCTGTGCCGCCGGAGCGACTGGAGCGGGTGTGCGAACTGGTGCTCACGGCACCGGATGCGACTTCTCGAGCGGCGGTCGCGACCGTGGCGGCCTCGACGATGCTCCCCGCGTTGGCGCGCCCGCTCACGGATTTGCTGGAGGACCAGGACGATCGTGTCTCCAACGAGGCCGAGCGGGCCTGGTTGCGGCTGGCCTTTGGCGCCTGCGCCGACCCCGGCGTGGTCTCGCTCCTCGACGATCCCACGGCCCGCGAGCGCGTGGATGTTGCGGTGCTCGATGACGACTCGGCGCTGCGGCTGCGCGAGGAACTCGCCTTCGCGCTCGGGCGATTCGCGAAACATCGGCGCAAGGGCGTGCTCCTTGCCGCGATCGCGATGCTCGATCGAAAGACGACCGCCCGCGAGATGTCGGATGATCCGCTGGCTCGGTGGATGCGCGCCGAGCCAGATGTCGCCCATGCCGCGATGCGCGGGATCGTGCGTTGGCATCCCTCGTCGATCGTTCGGCGGCGCGCGTGGGAGTGGGCCTTTGACGAGTCGTGGCGATCGGTCTGTGTCGAAAGGCTCGCGCACGCGATGGACCTGGACGACCACGAGGCGGTGCTGGGCCAGTGGCACCTGGCGCTCCGGCCTGCACGACGGGCGGCACTCCAGTCGATCGAGCCGCGTCGGGTTCTTCGTTCATGGCGAGAGCCGATATCCGCGGGCGGCGCGGGAGCAACGTCGGGCACGACTGGGGCGACATCGAATGAGAAGTTCACAGGCTCTTCCAAGCCCGGGCGACGCGCGACGGAAGAGGATGGCCTCCTACCCCGAACCGAGCGCGTGGCTCGGCTCTCGACGCACGCCCGTCGTGGGCTAGTGGAGATCGCGCGCGCCACACGCACCCCGACCGAACTCCGGCGTCGCGCGGTTGAGCCGCTGCTTGTGGACGCCGAACCGATGGTCCGCCATGCCCTCGCACGGCTCGGCGATCGCCGTGGTGTCGAGGACTTGTGCTTCGACCGCGACGATCGCGTGGCTCGGTCGGCCTTCGTGCGATGGTCGGCGGCGGGCGAGGGAGCGCGTGGTCCGGGAGACGACGAGGACCATCGGCGTTCGCTCCTCTCGATGTCGCGCGTGGAGTCGCGGAGCGTGCGCGATTGGGCGAGCACAGAACTCTCGCACACTCTCCCGGGTTCGGGCGCGTTGTGGCGGAATGCCGCCCGTGAACGGCTCCGGATGAATCGTGAACGCGAGTTGGACACGATCCGCCTCGCCCTCGCCAGGGGCAGCGAGGGTGAGCGGTTCGAGGCGCTCGCCCTGGTGCGCGCCCTCGACCTCGCGGACGAGGTTGCCGAGCCACTTGGCGATCTGCTCCAATCGCATGTGCGCGAGGGCGGCGACGACCGCGTCGCAGCGACGGCGGCGGCGGCACTCGGGTCGGTCGCCTCGCTTCCCGCAAGGGGCGTGCTCCTGGGCGCCCTTCGCGATCACGACGGACGCGTGCGCGCCAACGCTGCCGAGGCGCTCCGGCGTCAGCACACGCGAGGGTTGCATGGGGAGGATTCACTCCCGCCCGCGCTTCGCGAACTGAAGCAGGACGATCACCATCGCGCTCGAGGTGCGGCCGTACGAGGCCTGGTCGAGTTCGCGAGCACACAGATCGAATCGAAGCACGCCCAGGCCGCGGCGATGGCGAGCGAGGCCTCGCGCGACCTGCTCGCGATGCTGAATGACGAGCGAGCCCCGCACCGGCTCGCGGGCGTGTGGACGGCGTCGCGGAGCGTGCGACTGGGCGCGGGGCGCTTGCCCGAAGCGGCGGCCGTCGTCCGGCGGGCGGGTGAACTCGTGGCGACCGATGGGGATCCACGCGTGCGAGCGAGGGCGCGGGGTTGGGTCCTGCGGCTCGAGCGCGAGATCCGACTCATGGAGGCGAACACGTGA
- a CDS encoding DUF2617 family protein: MSSQSTRTTVHTHQMVVYNRALHPEHFELKARRLVKHEGMELEAWIMGHGTHVLRFGHRGSCACELLTDQHKSPSSGVLAAYPCLGEHDHECVVDPLRISYMLSIQTETVPESVFQATMREMKSAVETNDRLVLEWSDSAGPCLSVIEFEPFPNQIHAHCYHFLAQGHMILKTSTLFEGR; this comes from the coding sequence ATGAGCAGCCAATCCACCCGTACCACGGTCCACACCCACCAGATGGTGGTCTACAACCGCGCCCTCCACCCCGAGCACTTCGAACTCAAGGCCCGCCGACTCGTCAAGCACGAGGGGATGGAACTCGAGGCCTGGATCATGGGCCATGGCACCCACGTCCTCCGTTTCGGGCACCGTGGGTCGTGCGCCTGCGAACTCCTCACCGACCAGCACAAGAGCCCCAGTTCGGGCGTTCTCGCGGCGTACCCCTGCCTCGGCGAGCACGATCACGAGTGCGTCGTCGATCCCCTCCGAATTTCATACATGCTCTCCATCCAGACAGAAACCGTCCCCGAGAGCGTCTTCCAGGCGACTATGAGAGAAATGAAATCCGCGGTCGAGACCAACGACCGACTGGTGCTCGAATGGAGCGATTCGGCGGGCCCCTGCCTGAGCGTCATCGAGTTTGAGCCGTTCCCGAACCAGATCCACGCCCACTGCTATCACTTCCTGGCGCAGGGGCACATGATCCTGAAGACCTCGACGCTCTTTGAGGGGCGGTAA